In the genome of Triticum urartu cultivar G1812 chromosome 5, Tu2.1, whole genome shotgun sequence, one region contains:
- the LOC125509502 gene encoding uncharacterized protein LOC125509502, translating to MGNAYGNGGSSTGHLRAPELPLHLCFFLLVLFVFLGFSWYMSYESVAETFADQGKLLLMVSPLALLLAVRLLSSGDGDGRRVDQLMSMSMPERDSIHRAGGSPWGVGLLLVLLIVMVSYQSNFREKWFAL from the coding sequence ATGGGGAACGCGTACGGCAACGGCGGCTCGTCGACGGGCCACCTGCGGGCGCCGGAGCTGCCGCTGCACCTGTGCTTCTTCCTGCTCGTGCTGTTCGTCTTCCTCGGCTTCTCCTGGTACATGAGCTACGAGTCGGTGGCGGAGACCTTCGCCGACCAGGGCAAGCTCCTGCTCATGGTGTCGCCGCTCGCGCTGCTCCTCGCGGTGCGGCTGCTGTcgagcggcgacggcgacgggcggcgCGTCGACCAGCTGATGTCCATGTCGATGCCGGAGAGGGACTCCATCCACCGCGCCGGGGGGTCGCCGTGGGGCGTCGGGCTCCTGCTCGTGCTGCTCATCGTCATGGTCTCCTACCAGTCCAACTTCCGGGAGAAGTGGTTCGCGCTCTAG
- the LOC125509499 gene encoding zinc finger protein 8-like: MAMSEQDGQHTTNSLPGDAANGAVDIDSFSQLPFVRPKPPPAMEAGGSSPTSSIRLFGFDFPPDGAASSVTDGDAAAVSSTAPGQAAAAASASAGASGGSGGRKFECHYCCRNFPTSQALGGHQNAHKRERQHAKRAQFQSAMAMQGHYPAHAYPAFGSGYHHRFVAGPPHMGRYEPPPHYPSWSNHHHLAPTMPAAAPRYYGSGPGSVSQPINGSPVPASALWRVPGVSVATPAAPRQERPTPLALAGRDDMAVAWERRGQAAGSASSASSASSSSQHEAARHGGEAAENRANVSLDLTL; this comes from the coding sequence ATGGCCATGAGCGAGCAAGATGGGCAGCACACCACGAACAGCCTTCCCGGGGACGCGGCGAACGGCGCCGTCGACATCGACTCCTTCTCGCAGCTCCCGTTCGTGCGGCCCAAGCCGCCCCCGGCGATGGAGGCCGGCGGGTCGAGCCCCACGTCCTCCATCCGCCTCTTCGGCTTCGACTTCCCGCCCGACGGGGCGGCGTCCTCCGTCACCGACGGCGATGCTGCCGCTGTCAGCTCCACCGCTCCCggccaggcggcggcggcggcatcggCGTCGGCCGGTGCAAgtggcggcagcggcggccgCAAGTTCGAGTGCCACTACTGCTGCCGGAACTTCCCGACGTCGCAGGCGCTGGGGGGACATCAGAACGCGCACAAGAGGGAGCGGCAGCACGCGAAGCGCGCGCAGTTCCAGAGCGCCATGGCCATGCAAGGCCACTACCCGGCGCACGCGTACCCCGCCTTCGGCAGCGGCTACCACCACCGCTTCGTGGCCGGGCCGCCGCACATGGGCCGCTACGAGCCGCCGCCGCACTACCCCTCGTGGTCCAACCACCACCACCTGGCGCCCACCATGCCAGCGGCGGCGCCCAGGTACTACGGCAGCGGCCCCGGCTCCGTGTCCCAGCCGATCAACGGCAGCCCGGTGCCGGCGTCGGCGCTCTGGCGCGTCCCGGGCGTCAGCGTGGCGACACCAGCAGCGCCGCGGCAAGAGCGGCCAACGCCCTTGGCTCTTGCCGGGCGTGACGACATGGCGGTGGCGTGGGAAAGAAGAGGACAAGCAGCTGGCTCGGCGTCGTCGGCGTCATCGGCGTCGTCGTCTTCGCAGCATGAGGCCGCGCGCCACGGGGGAGAAGCCGCCGAGAACAGGGCAAACGTGAGCCTGGATCTCACCCTGTAA